The DNA segment CGATCCGCCGGGACGGTTATACTTGATCCCGTTATCGACGAGGTTGAGAAGAAGCCGTCTCAGATGGGAGTAATCGCCCTGCACCTCTGCGGGCTCTATCCGGCCGAGCCCGAGGTTTACCGATTTGGCCTCTGCGAGGGGCGCCATCTTCCTCCGCACCTCTTCGATGAGAAATGCGAGCTCCACCGGAGCATGGTCCATTTTGAGGACACCGGCGTCGGAGCGGGCGAGGAGGAGGAGACCCTCCACGAGTTGAGAGAGACGCTCCACCTCTTCGAGGGCGCTTTCGAGTACTTCTTTGTATTCCTTCGGCTCCCTCCGCGACCGCAGCGCCACCTCCATCTCTCCCCGGAGTATAGTGAGAGGCGTCTGGAGCTCGTGGGATGCGTCGGCGGTAAACTGGCGCATCTCGGAAAAGGCTGCATCCAAGCGGCCGAGCATGTTGTTTATGGTCTCGGCGAGCCTGTCGAGCTCGTCCCGCGCCCCCGAAAGGGGAAGCCTCTCGTGGAGTCGGTTTGCGCCGATCTCGCGGGCTCCGGCAATCATCCTGTCAACGGGGCCCAGGGCCCGGTGGGCGAAAAACCAGCCCCCTCCTCCTGCCAGAGCGAGGGCAAAAGGGAAGAGAAGGGCCATGGTAAGGAGGAACC comes from the Syntrophorhabdaceae bacterium genome and includes:
- a CDS encoding ATP-binding protein; its protein translation is PGFNEPKGILFTPEARRNAIAGIATYETLTGVEAYPVRVLTWPVVDGQRVISVVRVGMSRINLYRSATRFLLTMALLFPFALALAGGGGWFFAHRALGPVDRMIAGAREIGANRLHERLPLSGARDELDRLAETINNMLGRLDAAFSEMRQFTADASHELQTPLTILRGEMEVALRSRREPKEYKEVLESALEEVERLSQLVEGLLLLARSDAGVLKMDHAPVELAFLIEEVRRKMAPLAEAKSVNLGLGRIEPAEVQGDYSHLRRLLLNLVDNGIKYNRPGGSVRLSLGVTPEWAVLEVEDTGPGVAEEEKEKIFQRFYRSPEARSGGFGGSGLGLSMVRSIVDAHHGKIELESSPGKGSTFRVHLPAQAVSKD